The following proteins are co-located in the Solenopsis invicta isolate M01_SB chromosome 7, UNIL_Sinv_3.0, whole genome shotgun sequence genome:
- the LOC120358333 gene encoding uncharacterized protein LOC120358333 has protein sequence MKCRFNKNFFKLFTKFMADKLDLQRHEAFLINEMSTCKSISVKSTNLTYKGLVDFGEDNHPTNLNEKADHGLVIMFKLFADVYIQPIAVFASRGPVTGYVLTQLVVKAISLVKNAGAKVHAVITDGASTNRNFWENIGVSGKRKGLKNYFLHPMVKDRKVFVFSDTPHFIKTIRNRLANNSQLKMDPNGLFIKWEHFHILQKEDSKLVLTLRVCNKLTNNHITLKCSDKMRVFLAVQVY, from the exons ATGAAGTGTagatttaataagaattttttcaaattgttcaCCAAATTTATGGCCGACAAATTAGATTTACAGAGGCACGAAGCGTTTCTCATCAATGAAATGTCCACTTGCAAAAGTATCAGCGTAAAGAGTACTAATCTAACGTACAAAGGTCTTGTGGATTTTGGTGAAGATAATCACCCCACAAATCTGAATGAAAAAGCAGACCACGGATTAGTTATAATGTTTAAACTATTCGCTGATGTGTATATTCAACCAATTGCTGTCTTTGCTTCACGCGGACCAGTCACTGGCTACGTATTAACACAACTTGTAGTAAAAGCAATTTCACTGGTAAAAAATGCTGGAGCTAAAGTTCACGCCGTTATTACCGATGGTGCTTCAACAAATCGAAATTTTTGGGAAAATATAGGAGTGAGCGGAAAAAGGAAGggactaaaaaattattttttacacccTATGGTGAAGGACAGAAAAGTTTTCGTCTTCTCTGACACTCCACATTTTATTAAGACCATTCGCAACCGGCTTGCCAATAATTCGCAGCTAAag ATGGATCCCAACGGATTATTCATAAAATGGGAACATTTTCACATTCTTCAAAAAGAAGATAGTAAATTGGTTTTAACTCTTAGAGTATGCAATAAACTCACCAATAATCACATTACTTTAAAATGCTCAGATAAAATGAGAGTTTTTTTAGCCGTACAGGTATATTAA